The DNA sequence TGCCTTGATTCCGCCAAGATGCAGTGACATGCCTAATCTTAACCAATTTATCGCGATAATTCAACATTTTTTTCGCCAAAGCGGCCAATTTTAGGCATATTTCACCAAAACAACGATTTCAGATAAAAGATTACCATAACGCCATGCGCATAATCAAGTGCCAATCCTTATTTCTCAAGGGTTTCAACGATTTTTCCCCCGTGAAAGATCCATGATTCAAAAAAAACAAAAAAAAGCCCCCGACCGGGGGAGCAAATCTCGACGCCTCCGCTTTTCTTATTGTCTAGCTCCGGCTCGCCGCCGCTTTTCTATAAAATAATCGCGATGAGGCCGCCGGAGCCTTCGTTGATGATGCGTTCAAGCGTTTCTTTCAGCTTGTAGCGGGCGTTTTCCGGCATGAGCGCGAGTTTCGCCTGAATGCCTTCGCGGACGATCGAGCTGAGCGAACGGCCGAAAATGTCGGAGTTCCAAATCGACAGCGGATCGTCTTCAAAATCTTGCATCAAATAGCGGACAAGCTCTTCGCTCTGTTTTTCCGTTCCAATAATGGGAGAAAATTCGGATTCGACGTCGACTTTGATCATATGGATTGATGGAGCCACCGCCTTGAGGCGGACGCCAAAGCGCGACCCTTGGCGGATGATTTCCGGTTCGTCAAGACTCATGTCAGACAAAGCGGGCGCAGCGATGCCGTAGCCGGTTTGTTTGACCATTTTCAGCGCGTCGGCGATTTGGTCATATTCCGCTTTCGCATGGGCGAAGTCTTGCATGAGCTGAAGCAGATGGTCTTTGCCGCGAATCTCGACGCCGACGATTTCTTTTAAAATTTGATCGTACAACTCATCCGGTGCATACAAGTCAATTTCGGCGATCCCTTGCCCCATTTCGATGCCGGCAAGCGCCGCTTTTTCGATGAAATCGTACTCGGCAAACTGCTGCACAACCTGGTCGACGTCGCGCAGCCGTTTGATGTCTTTGACGGTGTCGCGCACCGCTTCTTGATAGCTTTCGCGCAGCCAATGATCTTCGCGCAGCACCATCACCCAGCTCGGCAAGTTGACGTTCACTTCAAGCACCGGGAATTCATATAATGCTTCAC is a window from the Geobacillus stearothermophilus ATCC 12980 genome containing:
- the spoIVA gene encoding stage IV sporulation protein A encodes the protein MEKVDIFKDIAERTGGDIYLGVVGAVRTGKSTFIKRFMELVVIPNIQNEADKARAQDELPQSAAGKTIMTTEPKFVPNQAVTVKVDEGLEVNIRLVDCVGYAVSGAKGYEDENGPRMIHTPWYEEPIPFQEAAEIGTRKVIQEHSTIGVVITTDGTIGEIPRQAYVEAEERVISELKEVGKPFIMIVNTVRPHHPETEALRRELAEKYDIPVLAMSVESMREADVYNVLREALYEFPVLEVNVNLPSWVMVLREDHWLRESYQEAVRDTVKDIKRLRDVDQVVQQFAEYDFIEKAALAGIEMGQGIAEIDLYAPDELYDQILKEIVGVEIRGKDHLLQLMQDFAHAKAEYDQIADALKMVKQTGYGIAAPALSDMSLDEPEIIRQGSRFGVRLKAVAPSIHMIKVDVESEFSPIIGTEKQSEELVRYLMQDFEDDPLSIWNSDIFGRSLSSIVREGIQAKLALMPENARYKLKETLERIINEGSGGLIAIIL